TCTACAATCAGGATACCGTTCTTAGTAACCAGCCCGATCAGCATAATCATCCCGATCTGAGAGAATATGTTGATCGTGAGACCAAAAAGATAAAGGCTCAGCAATGCGCCCGCAAGAGCAAGTGGCACGGTGATCATGATAATAAATGGATCTGTGAAGCTTTCGAATTGCCCGGCCAAAACCAGGTAAACTAGCAAAAGCGCCAGTCCAAATGCGAAGCTGGTATTGGAAGAACTTTCTTCAAAGTCACGTGATGAGCCGATCAATGAGGTTTGGAATGATTCGTCAAGCAATTTTGCTGCTATTCTCCGCATTGCGGCTACACCGTCGCCAATCGTTTTTCCTTCTACAAGCGATGCAGATACGGTTGCACTTTTGTACCGGTTGTAGTGGAAAATAGTAGGAGGGCCGCTTTCTTCCTTCATTTGAACAACGGCCGTCAGCGGAATATTTTCACCGCGGGTATTTCTAACATATAGCTTAGAGATATCAGCAGGTTTGTTGCGTTCAGCGCGTTCTACCTGGCCGATTACCTGATACTGCTGCCCATTCTTGATAAAATAAGCAAGGCGCCTGCCGCTGAATGCGGACTGGATCGCCGCCGCAACATCGGTAGTCGATAATCCCAGGTCTCTCGCCTTCAAGCGATCGATGGTCAGACGGATCTCAGGTTTGTTGAATTTAAGGTTTACGTCCACATTCTGAAACGTCGGGTCTTGCCGGGCTTCTTCCAGGAATTTGGGTAAAACGGTAAAAATTTTGTCAAAATTTAGATTTTGCAGAACGAACTGAACCGGTAATCCACCTCTGGAACCTTGTCCAACGGAAATAGTTTGTTCCTGCGTTGCAAAAATCCGTGCATCATTGAAGCGCGACAATTTCTTATTGATTTCCTGAGCCAGCTCGTTCTGGCTTTTCTTTCTTTCACCTGCCGGTACCAGACCGATACGGGCCGTGCCGCTATTCATGCCACCACCGCCAAAGCCTGGGGTTGCGGAAAATGTGAATGCTCTTTCCGGGATAGAATCATTCAGGAAGTTCGATAGCTGGTCGGACACTTTCTGCATTTGGTTAAAACTGGTACCCTCCGGCGCGGACAGATTGAACCGTATGCTATTCCGGTCTTCCATCGGGGCCAATTCACTTTGAAGATTGGTATAGGTAAACCAGATGACCACTCCGCATGCTGCTACCAACACCCATGCAACCCACCTTGCCTTCATAAAACCGCGAAGGGTCCTGTTATAGCCATCTTCCATACCTGTGAAGAATGGCTCTGTTTTGTTATAAAACCAGCCGTGGCCTGCGTCTTTGCGATTAAGGAATACATTCAGTACCGGCGTAATCGTCAATGAAACAAAAGCCGAGATCAAAACCGCGGAAGCAACGACAATACCAAATTCCCTGAATAAACTACCGACGAAACCTTCGAGGAAAATCACGGGAAGAAATACCACTGCAAGCGTAAGAGACGTTGAAATTACAGCAAAAAAGATCTCCCGGCTTCCTTCCAGCGCCGCTTGTCGTATGGGCAGCCCGCTTTCGAGCTTTCGAAATATGTTTTCCGTGACTACAATACCATCATCGACGACAAGGCCGGTTGCCAGTACAATTCCCAAAAGGGTTAATATGTTGATTGAGAATCCAAACAGGTACATAACAAAGAATGTCGCGACCAGGGAAATGGGGATGTCGATGAGTGGGCGAATTGCCACAACGAAACTCCTGAAGAAGAAAAGGATTACGATTACCACCAGCGAAAACGCGATCAGAAGCGTTTCTTCTACTTCGAGGATCGACTGGCGGACCAGCCGGGTATTATCAAGCAGTACATTGAATGTAATGTCTGATTTGT
The genomic region above belongs to Dyadobacter pollutisoli and contains:
- a CDS encoding efflux RND transporter permease subunit, yielding MNISELSLKRPVLAVVMNLLIILFGVVGYNFLSLRDYPAIDPPVVNVRTSYTGANADIIESQITEPLEKSINGIPGIKSISSSSQIGSSNITVEFNLEADLEGAANDVRDKVSQAQRNLPQDVDAPPVVIKADANSDFILLLAVQSPSKGLLELSEYAENVLQQSLQTIDGVSAINIFGQKRYAMRIWLDPDKMSAYGISFNDISSTLSAENVELPAGKIYGDNTELTIRTMGRLTSEKEFSDLVIRNDSAGIVRLANVAKIELGPENEEQSWKYNGVYAVGLAVIPQPGANYVEISDEFNKRLAEIQKSNKSDITFNVLLDNTRLVRQSILEVEETLLIAFSLVVIVILFFFRSFVVAIRPLIDIPISLVATFFVMYLFGFSINILTLLGIVLATGLVVDDGIVVTENIFRKLESGLPIRQAALEGSREIFFAVISTSLTLAVVFLPVIFLEGFVGSLFREFGIVVASAVLISAFVSLTITPVLNVFLNRKDAGHGWFYNKTEPFFTGMEDGYNRTLRGFMKARWVAWVLVAACGVVIWFTYTNLQSELAPMEDRNSIRFNLSAPEGTSFNQMQKVSDQLSNFLNDSIPERAFTFSATPGFGGGGMNSGTARIGLVPAGERKKSQNELAQEINKKLSRFNDARIFATQEQTISVGQGSRGGLPVQFVLQNLNFDKIFTVLPKFLEEARQDPTFQNVDVNLKFNKPEIRLTIDRLKARDLGLSTTDVAAAIQSAFSGRRLAYFIKNGQQYQVIGQVERAERNKPADISKLYVRNTRGENIPLTAVVQMKEESGPPTIFHYNRYKSATVSASLVEGKTIGDGVAAMRRIAAKLLDESFQTSLIGSSRDFEESSSNTSFAFGLALLLVYLVLAGQFESFTDPFIIMITVPLALAGALLSLYLFGLTINIFSQIGMIMLIGLVTKNGILIVEFANQKREQGMSRMAAAVESATQRLRPILMTSLATAFGALPIAMSLGAAATSRVPLGVVIVGGLMFSLILTLFVIPAVYTFISPKKHRVTEEQRMAEELSV